CCTGCACGAAGAAACCGGCGCGAAGGGCCGCTATCACGTCACCGTCGAAGGGCACGAGGCGGAAGTGACCTATTCCCGCGCCTCCCCGCAACTCGTGATCGTCGACCACACCGGCGTGCCGGACGCGTTGCGCGGCAAGGGCATCGGCCAGGCGCTGGCGGCGCATGCGGTGGAAGAAGCCCGCAGGGGCGGCTGGAAGATCATGCCGCTCTGCCCCTTCTTCCGGGCACAGGCGATGCGCCACGAGGACTGGCGCGACGTCGTCACCCTCTGAGCGCAGACAGCAACGCGAAGAGCCCTCGTGAGCGGCCTTCCGGCCGATCGCGAGGGTTCTTCAAACTTGAACGGAGCGGACCGGCGCCTGATCAGGCGCGCATGCGCACCGCGTTGTCGCGCTCCTCCAGCGCCGAAGCCTTGGCGAATTCCGCCTCGGCCTCTTCCAGCGCCAGTTCGGCCGCATCCTGCTGCACCTTCAACTCCCGGATGGAGACCTGGAGATTGTCGGAACGCTGCCGCGCCGCCTTGGCGAAGGTCGGATAGGCGAAATGGCTGGGATCGGTGATCCCGGACTTCTTTTCCTCGATGGCGATCTGGCTTTCCAGCTCCTTCGACATCCGTTCGAACTCGGACATCATAAGCTGAAGCTGGGCCAGCTGCCGTCTTTTGTCTTTCACCTGAAATTCCTTCAGGCGAACTAGGCTCTCACGCGACTTCATACGCAATACTCCCGTGGATAGCGAGACCCCGGCATTGGAGCGAACGGCCGCCGAAAACACTGGCGAACGCCTGCCCCGCATTCCAAATCAGTCCCCGAAGCACGACGTTTTTCCGTGCGCCGGCGACCGGCATTCCCACCCGTAACGCGACAAACCCTGCCGAACCGTAAAAAAAATTCAGCGAGATTAATGAAATCCTACCGCTGGTAACCTTTCGTTTACGGGCATCGTTAATCATAGGTGCGATGATTTAAGGCTCGGTAAATGCGGATCACGAAAAAAGAGGTGCCCGCATTGATGAGTCGAAAGAGTCGGTTAGCTGTGTTTCCTAAAGTGAGAACTTAAGAGACACATTTCTGATTCATACGTAAAATCAGGAGTCTGCCTAAAATAATTAACAGATCGATACACCTTGCCAAAGTGAATCAGGATTTGTTAACCATTTCGTGGCAGCCTCCAAATCAGGCAACGACTGGATCCGTATCGCGTAGGGGGCCAGGTACCTTGGGCGGCGGAAAAGGGGACAGATATGCGGGTTCTACTCATTGAGGACGATAGCGCGACGGCGCAGAGCATCGAGCTGATGCTGAAGTCCGAAAGCTTTAATGTGTATACCACCGACCTCGGCGAGGAAGGTGTCGATCTGGGCAAGTTGTACGATTACGACATCATCCTGCTCGATCTCAATCTCCCCGACATGTCGGGCTATGAAGTTCTGCGCACGCTGCGCCTTTCCAAGGTCAAGACGCCGATCCTGATCCTCTCCGGCATGGCCGGCATCGAGGACAAGGTGCGCGGCCTCGGCTTCGGCGCCGACGACTACATGACCAAGCCCTTCCACAAGGACGAGCTGGTCGCCCGCATCCACGCCATCGTGCGCCGCTCCAAGGGCCATGCCCAGTCGGTCATCTCGACGGGCGAGCTTATCGTCAATCTCGACGCCAAGACCGTCGAAGTCGGCGGCCAGCGCGTGCACCTGACGGGCAAGGAATACCAGATGCTCGAGCTGCTCTCGCTGCGCAAGGGCACGACGCTCACCAAGGAAATGTTCCTCAACCACCTCTATGGCGGCATGGACGAGCCGGAGCTGAAGATCATCGACGTCTTCATCTGCAAGCTGCGCAAGAAGCTGGCGAACGCCGCCGGCGGCGCAAACTACATCGAGACGGTCTGGGGCCGCGGCTACGTGCTGCGCGAACCCGACGGGGATTATCTCGAAAGCGCCTGATAGCGCCCTCCCCGCTCAACGACATCCGACCCGCCGCTTGCCGGCGGGTTTTCTTTTGCCTGGACGCCGGCTTGAAGCGCAAAACAAAAACGCGGCCGACTCCTTCGAGCGGCCGCGCCGATATTTCGTTATGCGCTAGGATCGTTTCAGGCGGCGATCGACAGATTGCCGAAGACCTGGGTCAGGATCTTGCGGTCGAACGGCTTCAGCAGGAAGTCGTCCGCGCCGGCGCGCTTGCCCATCATCATCTTCTTCAGGTCCGCCTCGACCACGCAGTAGTAGATGCGCACCGATTTGCCCTGCGGCAGGTTGCGGATATTGGCGATCAGCTCCAGCGCGCCGTCCATGGTGGCGTCGACGATCAGGATATTGGGCAGTTCGGCCTCGCAGCGCACCAGCGCCTCAAGCGAACTCGAGGCTTCCAGCACGAGGAAATCGAAACCGGAAAGAATACGCTTGCCGACCTTACGGACGACATCGGAACTGTCGGCGATCATCAACCGCTGCATTAGCTGCTCCTAGGTCTCCCGCTCGGAAAGCGGGAACGATACAAGGTGCAACTCTACCGGCGCCTGGAAAACAAAGCGTTAGCGGCCATGGTTAACGAACCGTGGCCGCTCCGCAACCCTACTCGGCGGCCGGCTCTGCCATGCGCGCCGAGAAGACGATCTCTTCCGGGCTTACGGAAACGTCGAGTTCCATGCCGGCCTCGTCGGCGAGCAGCACGGTGTAGTAGGGCTGGATGGAATGGGCGTCGACCGCCTCTTCCGGCGTGCCGGTGAGGATTTCCGTGAACTTCGGCGGCACGCGCAGCATGCGGCCCTTCACGGCGAGCTTGAACACCGCGTCGAATTCCGGGTTCTCCAGCGTCACGTCGATGGAGCCGCCGCGCGGGATCGCGCCATAGGCGATGAGAAAGAGGTTGAGCAGCAGCTTGACGCGGTTCTTCGCGACGATGGCGCGCGGCCCGCTCCAGGTGATTTCCGTCTTCTTCTCGGCGGCGGCGAAATCGCGCGCGGCCTTTTCCGCCTCGCCCGTATCGATCGATGCGCCGACGGAGCCGGAAGCGCCGAAGGCAAGCCGCGCGAACTTCAGCCGGACGGATGCGTTGAGCGCACTGGTGCGGATGAGGTCCATCGCCTCGGCATCGGCGCCGCCCTCGTCGAGCAGCTCGAGACCGTTGTTGATCGCGCCGACCGGCGAGATGACGTCATGGCAGACGCGGCTGCACAGAAGCGCTGCCAGATCGGGACCGGTCAGCGTAAGGTTCGGATTTTTCGCCATAAAATTCTCCCAGATCCACGCATCGATTCATCGCGGGACGCTTCGCCAAGGGCGCGCGCGGCAACATTCCGCACGACGCATAGCACGCCACGATTGCGCGAGGCGTGCCCTATCTCATGACAGCCATAATGACACCACATTTGGTAAACCGATTATTAAGACCATCGGATCAAATTGCGGAAGGAACGGGGCCGAACACAGGAAGGCGAACGGACATGGCTATTTCACATCCGGCCACGACGGCATTCAGGATCGCGGCGGCGCTTTGCGCCATCCTGCTCATGGCCCTGCCCGCAAGGGCGCAGCAGAGCAACCAGTATTCCATGCAGGAGATCGTCGATGCCGGCCACGGCTTCTTCGGCGAGACCTCCGGCGCCCTTGCCAAGGTGGTCGAACGCGCCTTCGAATCCTATGGGCTGCCGAACGGCTACATCCTCGGCCAGGAAGGTTCCGGCGCCTTCGTCGCGGGCCTGACCTATGGCGAAGGCACGCTCAACACCAAGAATGCCGGCCAGCACTCCGTCTTCTGGCAAGGCCCGTCGCTCGGCCTCGACTGGGGCGGACAGGGCAGCCGCACCATGATGCTCGTCTATAACCTGCCCGACGTGAACGCGCTTTACGACCGCTTCGGCGGCGTCTCCGGCTCGGCCTATGTGATCGCCGGCCTCGGCATGCAGGTCAATGTCAACCGGGATATCGTGCTCGTGCCGATCCGCACCGGCGTCGGCGCCCGCATCGGCATCAATGCCGGCTATCTCAAGCTGACGCGCCAGCCGACCTGGAACCCCTTCTGAGCCTCCTCGGATCGAATGAAACGGGCTTATCATCCGTCAAACCAAGCAAGCGTTGATTTCGACGAATCGCCCCTGTGCAAGTTCGAACGAGCCGCTATAGTGCGCTCGTTCGAGACCCATTTTGGGCCATGTTTGGAACGAGTTGACCCGTGATCGAGTACGCCCTCCTCTTCGCGCTTGGCTTCCTCGCCGCCACGCTGACCGGCCTGCTCGTCGCACCGGCGATCCAGAAGCGCATCGTCAAGTTCACCGAAGAGCGCATGCGCGCCACCATGCCGCTCAGCCCGCAGGAAGTGCGCGCGCAGAAGGACATGGCGCGCGCCGCCTTCGCCGCAGAAAACGCACGCCTTGCCCAGAACGTGCGGCGCGAGCGCGACAGGCATACGCTTCAGGTGGTGAAGAACGAGAAGCTGCTGGCCGAGGCCGCGGGGATCGCCACGGAAAACGCCGAACTGCACGCCCAGATCGCCGACATGAATATCGAGGCCGGCGACATGCGCTCGGCCCTGCGCCGTGAGGAGATGAAGAGCGAGCAGCTTCGCGCCGCGCTGGTGGCCGCCGACCGGGACATGCGCGCCAAGCTCGCCGGCGTCAGCCATCTTCATGCCGACCTCGACAGCATGCGCATCGACCTGGCCACCCGCGAAACGGCGATGGAGAACCTGAAGAGCCGCATCGGCAACCTGAAGGACGAGCGGGACAAGCTGCGCCAGGACCTGAAAGCGGCCGGCGATAAGGCGATCTCACTCGAAGTGCGCCTGTCGCGCGAAGAGGGCCGCGTGCGCCAGCTCGAAACCAAGCTGACGCGGGAAGTCGCCGGCAACGCCGACAAGGACAACGCAATCGAACGGCGCATCGCGGAAATCGACCGCCTGCGCGAGAAGGTGAAGACATTGACGGCCGAAAACAAGGAAGCGGTAAAGGCGGTGCGCGCCACCGGCCTTGCGCGGACGATCTCGACGAGCCGGCTTGCCGGCCGCCGGCCGGAGAAAGCGCAGACCGTGCCCCCCATCGATATCGCCGCGCTGGAAGAGGAAGCCCGCAATCAGGGAACCGCCCTGACCGAACGGCTTCTCGCCGCCAAGGCCGACACGAACGACGCGGCGCTACGCGAAGAGATGGCCGACCTCGCCGGCAAGATGATCGTGCTGACGGCCGCGCGGGAAGGCGCAGGCTCGCCGGTGCATGAACTGATCGCCACGATCGACCCAGGCCTTGAAGGCGACGAGCGCAGCCTCGCCCGGCGCGTGCGCGAAAAGATCGGCCGCGACGAGGGCTGACCGATCGATCCGC
This DNA window, taken from Shinella zoogloeoides, encodes the following:
- a CDS encoding DUF1134 domain-containing protein, translated to MAISHPATTAFRIAAALCAILLMALPARAQQSNQYSMQEIVDAGHGFFGETSGALAKVVERAFESYGLPNGYILGQEGSGAFVAGLTYGEGTLNTKNAGQHSVFWQGPSLGLDWGGQGSRTMMLVYNLPDVNALYDRFGGVSGSAYVIAGLGMQVNVNRDIVLVPIRTGVGARIGINAGYLKLTRQPTWNPF
- the chpT gene encoding histidine phosphotransferase ChpT; this encodes MAKNPNLTLTGPDLAALLCSRVCHDVISPVGAINNGLELLDEGGADAEAMDLIRTSALNASVRLKFARLAFGASGSVGASIDTGEAEKAARDFAAAEKKTEITWSGPRAIVAKNRVKLLLNLFLIAYGAIPRGGSIDVTLENPEFDAVFKLAVKGRMLRVPPKFTEILTGTPEEAVDAHSIQPYYTVLLADEAGMELDVSVSPEEIVFSARMAEPAAE
- a CDS encoding GNAT family N-acetyltransferase → MNILHEETGAKGRYHVTVEGHEAEVTYSRASPQLVIVDHTGVPDALRGKGIGQALAAHAVEEARRGGWKIMPLCPFFRAQAMRHEDWRDVVTL
- the ctrA gene encoding response regulator transcription factor CtrA, with the translated sequence MRVLLIEDDSATAQSIELMLKSESFNVYTTDLGEEGVDLGKLYDYDIILLDLNLPDMSGYEVLRTLRLSKVKTPILILSGMAGIEDKVRGLGFGADDYMTKPFHKDELVARIHAIVRRSKGHAQSVISTGELIVNLDAKTVEVGGQRVHLTGKEYQMLELLSLRKGTTLTKEMFLNHLYGGMDEPELKIIDVFICKLRKKLANAAGGANYIETVWGRGYVLREPDGDYLESA
- a CDS encoding response regulator, whose protein sequence is MQRLMIADSSDVVRKVGKRILSGFDFLVLEASSSLEALVRCEAELPNILIVDATMDGALELIANIRNLPQGKSVRIYYCVVEADLKKMMMGKRAGADDFLLKPFDRKILTQVFGNLSIAA
- a CDS encoding flagellar export protein FliJ, with translation MKSRESLVRLKEFQVKDKRRQLAQLQLMMSEFERMSKELESQIAIEEKKSGITDPSHFAYPTFAKAARQRSDNLQVSIRELKVQQDAAELALEEAEAEFAKASALEERDNAVRMRA